In Anaerosporomusa subterranea, the genomic window AATACTTTGTCAAGAACTTCAGAAAAATACTCCCATTATTTTAATACCATGAATCAATGATACTGATGGAAGCCAGCCAATATCCCTACATCCCTACACTAATCCATTACGTATAATAAAAAGGAAATCTCCTTGACAACATCTTCCATTCAGAATAATTGTGGAATGGCTGTCTTCCACGTAATACTGCGGCACTTGGCCGGTATAATCTGACAGTTTCTTGGTTAGGAAGTCCACTGTTTAGGTCTTTAGCAGTAAAGCATCACCTTTATATTTTTTCATTGGTCAACATTTTTCGAATGCTGCTTTCATAGCACCTAAATTAAGGTAGCTTTTCTATATTAGAGATCAAATACTCAATAAAATATTTACTCGCAATCGGCAAACTATTTTTATCTTTATATCCGATTGCAAGTGTTCTGATCACAGGAGGATCAACCGGCAGCGAGACAATATTATAATTCGTACGGCGCAGCACAAGCTCTGCCAAAATGCTGATACCCAATCCCGCTTCTACCATTGTCATAATTGCATAATCGTCATGGATACAAAATTTTATGTTCGGTTCTAAATTGCAAGCATGAAACGCTTCCATTGGTTCGCTAAAATGACCTTCCTCTAACAAAATAAATGGCTCGTTCACTATTTCATGCAAACTAACCGTACGATAGGAAGCCAATTTATGGTTGGCTGGCAGAACTGCTAACATGCGTCCTTCTTTTATAGTAATTGTTTGCAAACCAGTTACGGCAGGCGGAGTGATAAAACCGAAATCTACAGCCCCAACTTTTATCCACTCCTGTATAGAACTATAATCTCCCTGATGGAGAATAAACTGCACATTGGGATAGAGTTCTTGAAACTCTTTTATTAGCTGTGGCATCCAGTGGCAGGAAATACTTGCAAGCGTACCTATGCGGATTACTCCCGTTTCCAAACCTTTTATCTCGTTTGCTTTTCCCTGCATGGCTTGATATTGTAAAATGGTTCTTTCAATAAATGGGTATAAATCTGCACCCTCTAATGTCAGCTTTGCTCCCACACGGGAACGATATAGCAATTTAATGGACAATTCGTCTTCTAACGATGAGATCATTTGACTCATAGCAGATTGGGTGTAGCCAAGGGCTTCTGCTGCCTTGGTAAAGCTCCCAATCTCTATAATTTTTTGAAGCGCAAGATATCGGTTCATATTTTTTACAAATTACCTTTCCTAATGCTTGGATAAGAGATATTTGTTTTACTTATATTATAGAGCAGTATATACTACATAACAACAAAGCACAAGAAAAGGTGATGAAATATGTCTTTGGTAAAAGTTAAAGAATATTTTGATGGAGTGGATCTAGGCGAGCGTGTCGTGGAACGGGAACAGATTGGGGCCACAGTGGAGCAGGCGGCGATGTCGATTGGTTGTGCGCCGGAACGGATTGCAAAAACAATGTCAGTCTTTCTCGATGAACAACCTACTCTGATTGTAATGGCTGGTGATGCCAAAATAGATAACACTAAATACAAAGCCTGCTTTCACCAAAAAGCAAAAATGATACCGGGCGAACTTGTAGAAACATATATAGGTCACTTTCCGGGCGCGGTTTGTCCCTTTGCTATCAATGAAGGTGTACGTGTATACCTGGATGTGTCCCTCAAACGCTTCGACATCATATATACGGCTGGAGGCAGCTTAAACAGCACAATAAAATTGACTTTAGAAGAACTTGAAACCCATTCCACACCTGCAGGCTGGATAGATGTGTGCAAGGGATGGTTTGTGAATTAAAATGAATAATAAAAAAGCAGAGCTTCTCATGATGAGCGTATCCCTCGCATGGGGTTCTTCCTACCTGCTAATGAAAATAGGACTGGATAGTATCAGCCCATTCAATTTAATTGCTCTGCGCTTTGGAATAGCTTTTACCTGTATGGCAGTAATCTTTTTACCCCGCTTTCGTGCGCTTACTTCATCCGTCTTAGCAAAAGGCACCTTGATGGGAATACTGCTTTTTCTGCTTTTCGCTGGGCTGGTTTATGGTGTAAACCATACAACTGCTTCCACGGCAGGATTTTTAGCCAGTACCACCGTGATACTCGTGCCAATTCTGGAGAGCATACCCCCTCGCTACCGGAAACATCGATACAATGGGGTGCAATCATTGGCCTTGGATTGATTTGCAGTGCATACGGTTTTGTTGTCCAGCCCATGGTACAACGCTATATGTCACCCGAAAAGATTGGACTAATCTTTTCTCTGGAGCCGGTATTCTCTGCGGTTCTATCCTATATTTTCCTGCATGAAGTGCTGAATGTAAAAGGCTATATAGGCGCAGCACTTATTTTCTCTGGTGTTGTTCTCTCAAAAATTACAATACCGGTTGCTGCATCAGATGCTCATCGTGTACGTCCAGCCCTAACGGTAAATAAATGACTATACAAAAAAGGGTGAGAGTAATATGGAATCAAAAAACGGATTTATACCACAAACTCCTGATTTTGCAAACCGTGTCCAATCAAGTTTTGCCCAGCAAACGGTAATGAATTCAATCGGTGCGGAACTAGTCAAGGTCTTTCCGGGTGAAATTGAGATTCTAATGCCGTTTCGTGATAATCTTACCCAACAACACGGTTTCCTACATGCGGGCATTATAACAACCATCGTTGATAGTGCCTGCGGTTATGCAACTTTGAGTCTAATGCCTGCCGGCGCTTCGGTCCTGACAATTGAATTTAAGGTTAATCTTCTTGCCCCTGCGAAGGGCGAAAGGTTTCTAGCCAGAGGTATGGTCGTCAAGCCGGGGAAGACTATTACTGTTTGCTCAGGCGAAGTTTTTGCTTTAGGTTCAGAAGAACCAAAACTGGTAGCCACAATGACAGCAACTATGATGACACTTCAAGGTCGCCCCGGAGTCTCTGAAGGTTAGGAACTTTAGAAGCAATCATCTACTCCCTACACGCGACCGTAGAATTAGTTTCTATCCCCCAACCACAGCACACACATGTCTGAATAAATTCAAAAAAGCCGGTCAAGGTGATTTCTAACCACCTCAACCGGCTCACTTTCAGCTTCACACTCGTTCTTAGTTCCATTTAGCATTGATTAGTCGATTAGGGAGCGCCCCCACGACTTTGCAAACACCCGCGCTTGCCGTTACAAGCAGGTTGGTCGTGTGAGAAATAAAGCCGATCAGCGAGGGGCCGGTCAAAACATCGACATAGCCAATGGTGGTAACCGCTGTGACGCCTCAGAATCCAAATGGAGACTTGTCTGATGTTTTCTGCCTACGTCTGCGGAAACATATACCACATTTTCCTACAGCCAATAAACCCAGACGGCGTCTGGCTTCATGGGCTGTGTTTTCTTTTCAGCAGAACTGTGCACTCCACGTGTCATTTGATAGAATCGTGATACTGATTCGCGAAATAGGAATTTTGCGTAAAGGTTCGCCCCCCCCTTTTAGAGGAGCGCATTAGTTTCGGATCAAAACCAGGTTTTGCTTTAACAATGATTTGCTGGACGGACAATGATTTCATTGATCGCAATATTGCTCTCTTCACTGATTGCAAAGTGTATTGCATGTGCCATGTCTTCCGGAGAAAGAGTATTTTCACTATATGCCTGCATGACAGCAATCTTCATTTCTGGATCGGTCACTGTATACTTCAAATCCGTGTCAATAGCTCCCGGTGACATATTGGTAACACGAATATTGGTGCCTGCCATAGCTTCCTCTCTTCGAAGACCCTCACTGATTACTTTTACAGCTGTTTTTGTGGCCTAGTACACGGTAACTCCCGGCAGTACACTTTCATGGGCTGCAGTCGAGGATACGTTGATGATATGCCCTGTTTTTCTTTCCCGCATATGAGGAAGTACCGCTCCAATTCCATACAAAACACCTTTGATATTGACATCTATCAATTGATCCCATTCCTCTGTATTATTCTTGTATAAAAAAGACCCCGGCATTGTACCTGCATTGTTAATCAGAACATCAATCTGCCCATACTGCTGCAGAGCATAGTCAACCATGGCCGCTACCTGCTCTTTTTTCGTTACATCTGTCACATAATATACCGCATCTCCACCGGCATCACATATGGACGGCTTTAACCGTTTTAGTTCTTCTTCCTTGCGGGCTGCCAGAACAATTTTTGCGCCGTTCGATGCCAAATCCGTACGTATCGTTTTTCAGTGCTTCTACAGCCTTATCGGCCTCAAGTTGTATGCCTCAACCAAATGAACGATTTCTTTTTAGCAGCCGCTTATGATAGCTACATTACAATTATTTATATTTATCAATCCCTTTCTCCTTCATCCAATCGGACAACAAATCGGCTATTTGAACGTTATTGAGGTCAGAGAACGGAAAATGAGTGTTACCGTATATACCTATTTTCGGCAGTTCGACAAGAGTTGCATCTCCACCGTATTTATTCACCGTGTCTACAAACTTCCTGCCTAACTGCAGCCTTACACGCCAGTTTTCTGCCCCAAGTTGCTCCGAAGGTTCTTCCGGTATATTATCACCGAAATAGAGTACAATAGGAATTTTTGTGAGCTTCATGAAATCATCCACAGGGACAGCCCGGCCGCTTAAATCACCGGTCAGACTCGGCATGGGTTCGGGCAATTCTCCCTCGGGAAAAACATAACTTCCCGGCTCATAAGCAACGACCGCTTTTATATTCGTGTTCTTTATGCCCGCATACCAGCCCGGCAATCCTCCCTGCGAGTGTGTTACAAGAATCCCCGGCCCCGTTTTATCAAACAGTTCAGCCGTTGTAGCGGAGACCAGTTCCAGATCAAAAGGTCCCGTATTGGGAGTCATCTGGCGGAAGTACTGATTCAGACTTTCTGCATCACGTGGAAATTGTACATTGGGGAAATAATCCGGCCAAAGTCCTACACGAAAGATGTCATACCACATTTGTTCATTCGGCGTAGGATCAATCGCAGTAGCGACAGTGCTACGTCCGGCTTTACCGCGACGAGGCTGGTCTATGAGATAGACCCCGAATTGACGACGCAAAAATATATTCTGGAAGCCTTCGCGTCCGTCCGGGGTGCTTTCCCATGTTTTTGAAGACTGGCCTGCACCATGTAGGAACACGAGAGGAAGTTTTCGGGCTTTCACCGGGATCTGATAAAATACATACGCATGGTCTCCATGGTATGTCTGACCTTCGGGAATGGGATTCCAATTGTTAAAATTACGGTTGTCGTATGTACCTGGATGTTTAACCACCGTTCCGCCCACTGCGAAGCTGCCCTGCTCTTGGATGATCAGAGGTTTAGGATTGTCCCTTCCGGCAGCCATTGCAATCCCCGACAGAATAATGCTGGTCGACAGTAGGAATGCGGCAAATAGTTTACGATGCTTCATACTCATAGAACCCTCCTTTAAATTAATTGATGACATGGCTGAGGTTGTGTACGGCAACCACTCTATTTTCCGACCCGTTTGGCCGCGTCGGAACCTGCCGGATAACGATCTCCGGACACTTTGATTTTATCGAGCGCTTCATTCAACGCAGCCAGTTCCCGCACAGACAGCCGGACGGCTGCCGCTCCTAAATTTTCTTCCAGGCGCTTCATGTTACGAGTGCCGGGAATCGGAACAATCCACGGGTTCTGCGCAAGTACCCAGGCGAGCGCAATCTGCGCCGGGGTTACACTCTTAGCAGCAGCCACATTTTTTACAAGGTTTACAAGTTCTTGGTTTGCCGCAATGTTTTCCGGTGTAAAACGTGGAACCATACGGCGAAAATCTGCGTTGTCGAAGCTTGCATCCTGTTGAATAGCGCCTGTCAAAAATCCCTTTCCCAACGGGCTGAAGGGAACGAAGCCAATTCCCAGTTCTTCCAGTACAGGCAACAATTCTTCTTCCGGCTGGCGCCACATCATGGAATATTCACTTTGAATCGCCGTTACCGGACAGACTGCATGAGCCCGGCGAATCGTCTGCACTCCGGCTTCCGAAAGTCCCCAGTGGCGAATTTTCCCTTGCTGCATCAGTTCCTTCATGGTTCCCGCCACTTCTTCGATAGGGACGCTTGTATCCACCCGGTGTAGATAATAGAGATCAATTGCATCAACCCTCAGGCGTTTTAGGGACTCTTCTGCCGATTTGCGGATTTCTTCCGGGCGTCCGTCCACCACCTGTTTCCCGTTGACATTTTTAATGCCGCATTTCGTTGCAATGATGACTTTATCGTGATAGGAAGCTAATGCTTCACCGACCAGGATTTCATTGTCATCATAAATCTCTGCCGTATCAAAAAAAGTTACGCCCAAATCAATGGCCTGATGAATGACTGCGATGGCTTCCTTTTTATCAGAAGCCGGACCATAGCCGTGGCTCATGCCCATACAGCCAAGCCCAATTACTGAAACCTCTAAACCGCTTTTGCCTAACATACGTTTTTCCATGCTTTCAGCTTCTTTCTTTTAGTTAGTTTTGGGTTATTTTACACAGGCCGATATTTTATAGCCCGGAGCCGTTTTTTGTTATTTATAAGATTTTTCATAGATTGCGATACAGTCTTCCTTGGTCAACCGCGCACGGTCGCAGGCGAAGAGTCCGCCCATCGGACCCAGCGCGTTATCAGCCATTTTCGGAAATTCAGCCGGTGTAATACCATAGTCGCTCATCTTTAAATCGGCTACGCCGCAATCCTCTAAAAGCTTTTCGAGCATCGTGATAAAATCCAGCGGATTATTGGCATCTTCCATGCCCATGGCTTTAGCCATGCGGATGAAGCGGTCATCACATACATGCT contains:
- a CDS encoding LysR family transcriptional regulator, with amino-acid sequence MNRYLALQKIIEIGSFTKAAEALGYTQSAMSQMISSLEDELSIKLLYRSRVGAKLTLEGADLYPFIERTILQYQAMQGKANEIKGLETGVIRIGTLASISCHWMPQLIKEFQELYPNVQFILHQGDYSSIQEWIKVGAVDFGFITPPAVTGLQTITIKEGRMLAVLPANHKLASYRTVSLHEIVNEPFILLEEGHFSEPMEAFHACNLEPNIKFCIHDDYAIMTMVEAGLGISILAELVLRRTNYNIVSLPVDPPVIRTLAIGYKDKNSLPIASKYFIEYLISNIEKLP
- a CDS encoding YbaK/EbsC family protein — encoded protein: MSLVKVKEYFDGVDLGERVVEREQIGATVEQAAMSIGCAPERIAKTMSVFLDEQPTLIVMAGDAKIDNTKYKACFHQKAKMIPGELVETYIGHFPGAVCPFAINEGVRVYLDVSLKRFDIIYTAGGSLNSTIKLTLEELETHSTPAGWIDVCKGWFVN
- a CDS encoding DMT family transporter, with protein sequence MNNKKAELLMMSVSLAWGSSYLLMKIGLDSISPFNLIALRFGIAFTCMAVIFLPRFRALTSSVLAKGTLMGILLFLLFAGLVYGVNHTTASTAGFLASTTVILVPILESIPPRYRKHRYNGVQSLALD
- a CDS encoding DMT family transporter, translating into MICSAYGFVVQPMVQRYMSPEKIGLIFSLEPVFSAVLSYIFLHEVLNVKGYIGAALIFSGVVLSKITIPVAASDAHRVRPALTVNK
- a CDS encoding PaaI family thioesterase yields the protein MESKNGFIPQTPDFANRVQSSFAQQTVMNSIGAELVKVFPGEIEILMPFRDNLTQQHGFLHAGIITTIVDSACGYATLSLMPAGASVLTIEFKVNLLAPAKGERFLARGMVVKPGKTITVCSGEVFALGSEEPKLVATMTATMMTLQGRPGVSEG
- a CDS encoding SDR family oxidoreductase → MASNGAKIVLAARKEEELKRLKPSICDAGGDAVYYVTDVTKKEQVAAMVDYALQQYGQIDVLINNAGTMPGSFLYKNNTEEWDQLIDVNIKGVLYGIGAVLPHMRERKTGHIINVSSTAAHESVLPGVTVY
- a CDS encoding alpha/beta hydrolase; the encoded protein is MSMKHRKLFAAFLLSTSIILSGIAMAAGRDNPKPLIIQEQGSFAVGGTVVKHPGTYDNRNFNNWNPIPEGQTYHGDHAYVFYQIPVKARKLPLVFLHGAGQSSKTWESTPDGREGFQNIFLRRQFGVYLIDQPRRGKAGRSTVATAIDPTPNEQMWYDIFRVGLWPDYFPNVQFPRDAESLNQYFRQMTPNTGPFDLELVSATTAELFDKTGPGILVTHSQGGLPGWYAGIKNTNIKAVVAYEPGSYVFPEGELPEPMPSLTGDLSGRAVPVDDFMKLTKIPIVLYFGDNIPEEPSEQLGAENWRVRLQLGRKFVDTVNKYGGDATLVELPKIGIYGNTHFPFSDLNNVQIADLLSDWMKEKGIDKYK
- a CDS encoding aldo/keto reductase; the encoded protein is MEKRMLGKSGLEVSVIGLGCMGMSHGYGPASDKKEAIAVIHQAIDLGVTFFDTAEIYDDNEILVGEALASYHDKVIIATKCGIKNVNGKQVVDGRPEEIRKSAEESLKRLRVDAIDLYYLHRVDTSVPIEEVAGTMKELMQQGKIRHWGLSEAGVQTIRRAHAVCPVTAIQSEYSMMWRQPEEELLPVLEELGIGFVPFSPLGKGFLTGAIQQDASFDNADFRRMVPRFTPENIAANQELVNLVKNVAAAKSVTPAQIALAWVLAQNPWIVPIPGTRNMKRLEENLGAAAVRLSVRELAALNEALDKIKVSGDRYPAGSDAAKRVGK